The Peptostreptococcaceae bacterium genome has a window encoding:
- a CDS encoding methionyl-tRNA formyltransferase gives MKIVFFGTPDFSLKALEMLHKHHEIAMVVTQPDKRKGRGKKIQMTPVKEYAIKMGIPVFQPENVNESTAIDLIREKDPDAAVVVAYGQILKDNMLNLPKLGCYNIHASLLPSYRGAAPIHRAIINGEKKTGITIMKMDKGMDTGDIIIVREILINKDDTAGCLHDSLAVIGAEAILEAIAQLEKGTAVRTVQDKTLATYAPKLTKETGEIDWSRSSEEILNLIRGLNPWPVAYTYYQNIKMKIMEAKHVECESNMLPGTYIRMCNNGFLVKAGSDCLLITRIQFPNKKAMYTDEYARGHIIETGTIFGK, from the coding sequence ATGAAAATTGTATTTTTTGGAACACCTGATTTTTCCTTAAAGGCTCTTGAGATGCTGCATAAACACCATGAAATTGCAATGGTTGTGACTCAACCCGACAAGCGAAAAGGCAGAGGAAAGAAAATCCAGATGACACCGGTCAAGGAATATGCCATAAAAATGGGTATCCCCGTTTTTCAACCGGAAAATGTAAATGAATCAACAGCAATTGATTTAATTAGAGAAAAAGACCCCGACGCAGCAGTAGTAGTTGCCTATGGTCAAATCCTTAAGGATAATATGCTCAATTTGCCTAAGCTTGGTTGCTACAACATTCACGCTTCTTTATTACCCTCATATAGAGGAGCTGCCCCTATCCATAGAGCTATAATAAACGGCGAGAAAAAAACAGGCATAACAATAATGAAGATGGATAAGGGTATGGACACTGGAGATATTATTATTGTTAGGGAAATTCTTATAAATAAAGATGATACGGCCGGATGCCTTCATGATAGTTTGGCTGTTATCGGAGCGGAAGCTATTTTAGAAGCCATTGCCCAATTGGAAAAAGGAACGGCTGTAAGAACCGTTCAAGACAAAACCCTTGCGACATACGCCCCTAAACTGACCAAAGAAACAGGTGAAATCGACTGGAGCAGAAGTTCTGAAGAAATATTGAATCTAATACGCGGATTGAACCCATGGCCCGTTGCTTATACCTACTATCAAAACATTAAAATGAAAATTATGGAAGCCAAACATGTTGAATGCGAATCAAATATGCTTCCCGGAACCTATATTCGAATGTGCAATAACGGGTTTCTTGTAAAAGCAGGTAGCGATTGTCTATTGATTACACGCATTCAATTTCCAAACAAAAAAGCCATGTACACCGATGAATATGCAAGAGGGCATATTATCGAAACCGGTACGATTTTCGGAAAATAG
- the rsgA gene encoding ribosome small subunit-dependent GTPase A — protein sequence MEGKITKGIGGFYYVSTGDSILECRARKKVKLGQGIILTGDNVVFAKEKHGCIIERILPRENELRRPPVSNVDQVMIVFSVDFPKPNFLFLDKLIINCEMEHLDILLCCNKIDLNSEATDSISNHFKNTGYEIIFSSIINNINLLKIQSRLKNKTTVLAGPSGVGKSSLINAIEPEMDLLTGKISAKLKRGKHTTRHTELLKTSNNGYVLDTPGFTSLEIEKLDYCEVKEYYPDFLKFSSLCKFKNCNHLDEPGCHVKEQVSSGGISASRYENYKSIIEELKNNRRY from the coding sequence ATGGAAGGAAAAATAACCAAAGGCATAGGGGGTTTCTATTACGTATCCACTGGTGATTCCATATTGGAATGCAGGGCAAGAAAGAAAGTCAAATTGGGACAAGGTATTATTCTTACCGGGGACAATGTTGTGTTTGCCAAGGAAAAACATGGATGTATTATAGAACGAATACTGCCTCGCGAAAATGAGTTGAGGCGGCCACCGGTTTCGAATGTAGACCAGGTTATGATTGTATTTTCTGTTGATTTTCCTAAACCAAATTTTCTTTTTCTCGACAAATTGATTATCAATTGCGAAATGGAACATTTGGACATATTATTGTGTTGCAACAAAATCGACTTAAATTCAGAAGCGACCGATTCAATAAGTAATCATTTCAAAAATACAGGATACGAAATCATTTTTTCAAGCATTATAAATAATATCAATCTACTTAAAATTCAGAGCAGACTTAAAAACAAAACGACAGTGCTGGCAGGACCATCCGGAGTTGGAAAATCCTCTCTCATCAACGCTATTGAGCCTGAAATGGATTTATTGACGGGTAAAATAAGCGCTAAATTGAAAAGGGGAAAACACACTACAAGGCATACTGAACTTCTTAAAACCAGCAATAACGGCTATGTGCTGGACACTCCGGGTTTCACATCACTAGAAATCGAAAAATTGGATTATTGCGAAGTCAAGGAATATTATCCAGACTTTCTCAAATTTAGTAGTTTATGTAAATTCAAAAACTGCAATCATCTGGATGAGCCGGGATGCCATGTAAAAGAGCAAGTATCCAGTGGCGGCATAAGCGCTTCCAGATATGAAAATTATAAATCGATAATTGAAGAACTTAAAAATAACAGGAGGTACTAA
- a CDS encoding ribulose-phosphate 3-epimerase → MKLSPSVLSADFANLERDIREVEKSGIEMLHIDVMDGHFVPNITIGPIVLQSIRKITDLELDVHLMISNPGQYINDFIEAGADILTIHAEADCHMHKTLSSIRESGIKSGVSINPSTPLFMIEEVADLLDLLLIMSVNPGFGGQSFIEHSLKKIEKASLLRKSSGLDFLIEVDGGIKPENAARVLRAGADILVAGSAIFKGKQISENIRLFKESANIVVAP, encoded by the coding sequence ATGAAATTGTCTCCATCAGTTTTATCGGCAGATTTTGCAAATCTTGAAAGAGATATAAGAGAAGTAGAAAAAAGCGGTATTGAAATGCTTCATATCGACGTAATGGACGGGCATTTTGTACCCAATATAACAATTGGTCCTATAGTTCTTCAATCAATACGAAAAATTACTGATTTGGAATTGGACGTTCATCTAATGATTTCAAATCCGGGACAATATATAAATGATTTTATTGAAGCAGGTGCTGATATTTTGACAATTCACGCAGAAGCTGATTGCCATATGCATAAGACTCTAAGCAGCATAAGGGAATCAGGAATAAAGTCCGGAGTCTCAATAAATCCTTCAACGCCGCTGTTTATGATAGAAGAGGTTGCAGATCTCTTGGACCTTCTTTTAATTATGTCTGTAAACCCAGGATTCGGAGGACAAAGCTTTATAGAGCATAGCCTTAAAAAAATTGAAAAGGCAAGCCTCTTAAGGAAAAGCAGTGGTCTTGATTTTCTTATAGAAGTTGATGGGGGAATAAAACCCGAGAATGCGGCCAGAGTGTTGCGGGCAGGAGCAGATATACTTGTAGCGGGATCGGCAATATTTAAAGGGAAACAAATTTCTGAAAATATTCGTCTTTTCAAGGAATCAGCGAATATAGTCGTTGCGCCATGA
- a CDS encoding stage V sporulation protein S, producing the protein MGKLILHKKIQYLLIKRITIKAIAIARGFVTPSGMDLIQTCLYGRFSI; encoded by the coding sequence ATGGGTAAATTAATATTGCATAAAAAAATACAATATTTGTTAATAAAAAGGATTACAATTAAGGCTATTGCAATTGCAAGAGGATTTGTTACGCCAAGCGGTATGGACCTTATTCAAACCTGCCTATATGGCAGGTTTTCTATTTAA
- a CDS encoding zinc metallopeptidase, whose amino-acid sequence MYYPYGLEGLVYLLPAFALAIYAQFKVKSTFSKYLKVPTQKGVTGYETARTILDHNGLSNVDVEIIPGNLSDHYDPMKRVVRLSDQVARGNSIASVSVAAHETGHAIQHSKNYVPLSIRSMIAPAASFSMKFVWVLVFAGIFLGMYGLITIGIILYTVAILFQIVTLPVEFNASSRALVQLEDLGIVNTVERDKSKRVLNAAALTYVAAAAVSLAQLMRLLILRNNRRG is encoded by the coding sequence ATGTATTATCCTTATGGACTTGAAGGGCTGGTTTATCTGCTGCCCGCATTCGCATTAGCCATATATGCTCAATTTAAGGTTAAAAGCACGTTTTCAAAATACCTGAAAGTACCTACACAAAAGGGTGTAACCGGTTATGAGACAGCCAGAACAATATTAGACCACAATGGTTTGTCGAATGTAGACGTAGAAATTATACCGGGCAATTTGTCGGATCATTACGACCCAATGAAAAGGGTTGTTCGCCTTTCCGATCAAGTAGCCCGCGGCAATTCAATAGCATCTGTAAGTGTTGCAGCACACGAGACGGGTCATGCAATTCAGCACTCAAAAAATTATGTGCCCCTAAGCATTCGCAGCATGATTGCGCCTGCAGCAAGTTTCAGCATGAAGTTTGTATGGGTATTGGTATTCGCAGGAATATTTCTGGGAATGTACGGTCTTATCACCATTGGAATAATACTGTATACAGTTGCAATACTTTTCCAGATTGTAACCCTACCCGTGGAATTTAATGCCAGTTCAAGGGCACTTGTTCAGCTTGAAGATCTAGGTATCGTTAATACTGTGGAAAGGGATAAATCAAAACGGGTTCTCAACGCCGCTGCCCTCACATATGTCGCTGCTGCCGCGGTTTCGCTTGCACAGTTAATGCGCCTTTTAATCCTTAGAAATAATCGTAGAGGTTGA
- a CDS encoding adenylosuccinate lyase gives MSNEIYSNPLIERYTSEEMQKIFSPYNKFRTWRTLWIALAESQKELGLDISDEQITEMKDNADVIDFEKAKEYEKKTRHDVMSHVLTFGDACPKAKAIMHLGATSAFVGDNTDLVVYFQALEIIKKKLAVLILKLSDFALEHKSLPTLGFTHYQPAQLTTVGKRAVLWIQDLHMDLMDMNYLMDNYKIRGVKGTTGTQASYLELFNGNHEKVMQLETKVAEKIGFKDAFDATGQTYSRKFDFKMLSVLSGIAQTLHKMTNDIRLLQNLKEIEEPFAKNQIGSSAMAYKRNPMRSERIASLSRYIMNNLGNASATVSTQWFERTLDDSANRRIVIPETFMATDAILDIAANISSGLVVNKNVIMSDIEKELPFMMTENILMAAVKKGGDRQELHERIRVHSMEAAKQVKQFGKKNDLLERIAKDDTFNLNLGDLKELMNPSLYIGRAPEQVTDFIKKRVNPLKESYGVFAEKEVEMKV, from the coding sequence ATGTCAAATGAAATATACAGCAATCCATTAATTGAAAGATATACAAGCGAGGAAATGCAAAAAATATTTTCGCCATACAACAAGTTCAGAACATGGAGGACTTTGTGGATAGCGCTTGCGGAATCCCAGAAGGAACTGGGTTTAGACATAAGTGATGAACAGATAACGGAAATGAAAGACAACGCTGATGTTATAGATTTTGAAAAAGCAAAGGAATATGAAAAGAAAACGCGGCACGATGTAATGTCTCATGTATTGACATTTGGCGATGCATGCCCAAAAGCCAAGGCCATCATGCATTTAGGTGCAACAAGCGCCTTTGTAGGAGATAATACGGACCTTGTGGTATATTTTCAGGCTTTGGAGATAATAAAGAAGAAGCTTGCGGTTCTCATATTAAAGCTTTCGGATTTCGCGCTTGAGCATAAATCTCTGCCAACTCTCGGATTTACACACTATCAACCTGCCCAACTTACGACAGTCGGGAAAAGGGCGGTTCTATGGATTCAAGATTTGCATATGGATCTAATGGATATGAATTATCTTATGGATAATTACAAAATAAGAGGAGTGAAGGGCACTACAGGCACTCAAGCCAGCTATTTGGAATTGTTTAATGGAAACCACGAAAAAGTAATGCAGCTCGAAACGAAAGTAGCAGAAAAAATTGGATTCAAGGATGCATTTGATGCTACAGGTCAGACATATTCAAGAAAATTTGATTTCAAGATGCTTTCAGTTCTTAGCGGAATTGCTCAAACACTTCACAAAATGACCAATGACATAAGATTGCTGCAAAACCTAAAAGAAATCGAAGAACCGTTCGCAAAGAATCAAATTGGTTCTTCGGCAATGGCATACAAGAGAAACCCAATGAGAAGCGAGCGAATTGCTTCATTATCGCGATACATCATGAACAATTTGGGGAACGCTTCAGCAACGGTCTCAACCCAGTGGTTCGAAAGGACATTGGATGATTCCGCAAATAGAAGGATTGTGATTCCTGAAACCTTCATGGCAACAGATGCCATATTGGACATTGCAGCAAATATAAGTTCCGGATTAGTTGTGAATAAAAATGTTATTATGTCGGATATCGAAAAGGAATTACCTTTCATGATGACGGAAAACATATTAATGGCCGCAGTCAAGAAAGGCGGCGACCGACAGGAACTCCATGAAAGAATCCGAGTACACTCAATGGAAGCCGCAAAGCAAGTGAAACAATTCGGCAAAAAAAATGATTTACTCGAAAGAATAGCAAAAGACGATACCTTTAATCTTAATCTGGGCGATCTGAAAGAATTGATGAATCCAAGCCTTTATATAGGGCGGGCGCCAGAGCAAGTAACCGACTTCATTAAAAAAAGAGTGAATCCCTTGAAGGAATCATACGGAGTATTTGCTGAGAAAGAAGTAGAAATGAAGGTTTGA
- a CDS encoding thiamine diphosphokinase translates to MKCFIVGNGEIADSAWLSTKVKKYSPDLIIAADGGFNHLKNAMITPDVLLGDFDSIEKLPESKSFEILTFPKEKDFTDIELAVEYAIDRGCDSICLAGATGSRMDHSIANVFLLRKLYESGIESEIVDEHHKMFLINGHKTLYGFEGSLLSLLPLDPIVRGVTLKGFEYPLENASIRMGDTIGMSNIVISKNCEIFANEGLLLGIFADKSL, encoded by the coding sequence ATGAAATGCTTTATTGTAGGAAACGGAGAAATTGCAGATTCTGCATGGCTTTCAACCAAAGTGAAAAAATATAGTCCCGATTTGATAATAGCAGCAGACGGTGGATTCAACCATTTGAAAAACGCTATGATAACTCCCGATGTATTGCTTGGTGATTTTGATTCAATAGAAAAACTGCCTGAATCAAAATCTTTTGAAATTTTAACTTTTCCCAAAGAAAAGGATTTCACAGATATTGAATTAGCTGTTGAATACGCTATCGACAGGGGATGCGACTCCATTTGCCTTGCTGGTGCAACAGGTTCACGAATGGACCACAGCATTGCAAATGTCTTTTTGCTTCGCAAACTATACGAATCCGGTATTGAATCCGAAATAGTAGATGAACACCACAAAATGTTCCTAATCAATGGACACAAAACTCTTTATGGTTTTGAAGGGTCGCTGCTTTCATTGCTGCCATTGGATCCGATTGTAAGAGGAGTAACCCTCAAAGGATTCGAGTATCCACTTGAAAATGCATCAATAAGAATGGGCGATACAATAGGAATGAGCAACATTGTCATATCTAAAAATTGTGAAATCTTTGCAAATGAAGGCCTTTTACTCGGGATATTTGCAGATAAATCATTGTAA
- the pknB gene encoding Stk1 family PASTA domain-containing Ser/Thr kinase: MIGKILGNRYEIVEKIGEGGMAKVYKAKCNLLNRFVAVKILKNEYVNNKEFTAKFNSESQSAAKLSHPNIVNIYDIGIEGDINYIIMEYIDGITLKDSILKNAPFDNAEIIEISSQIAAALAHAHKNKIIHRDIKPQNILFTKDNRIKVADFGIARAVTDATVVNASNLMGTVHYASPEQLKGSLVDERTDIYSLGVIMYEMSTGQLPYDGEAPITVALKHMNEVLIPPNLVNKKILGSLNSIILKTMNKTAAYRYDSAQSLIKDLSISGSGKIDIYNSDFDSGKTTVLPLVKERKKPGKQSGNTNKKNKKSQKHIYSLAILSGLILSILFTIFSSYAFFKGDLFKSEVTIPTLINMPFSEAKSILLENGLDYVVFEEKYDHSIASGNIIIQEPAADEIVKEGYTVKLTVSLGKVKTMVPNLLNLTNTEAIIAIENNNLAVGDVEYVYDDLPIDTVIKQLPEAGELVDETTPINLILSQGLDVKTFMMPNLIGKTVESAKNNLAELGISLANVKYETNKEIEKDRIISQSVSSGSEISQNTSISLVVSDGSELIDDKITKTMMIPLSFSSKEAQVKVVMTHDGTQTIVFENPVKKSEKILSLEIEGNGKALVEVFFDGILAFSQEENFE, translated from the coding sequence ATGATAGGTAAAATACTTGGAAATAGATACGAAATAGTTGAAAAAATCGGTGAGGGCGGTATGGCAAAGGTTTATAAGGCCAAATGCAATTTGTTGAATCGTTTTGTTGCCGTAAAAATACTAAAAAACGAATATGTTAACAATAAAGAATTTACTGCAAAGTTCAATAGCGAGTCTCAATCAGCAGCAAAATTGTCTCATCCCAATATAGTCAACATCTATGACATTGGAATAGAAGGGGACATCAATTATATAATAATGGAATACATTGATGGAATCACTCTCAAGGATTCCATACTGAAGAATGCGCCCTTTGATAATGCCGAGATAATAGAAATCTCTTCTCAAATTGCCGCGGCCCTTGCACATGCCCATAAAAATAAAATTATTCACCGAGACATAAAACCGCAAAACATATTGTTTACCAAAGACAATCGCATCAAGGTTGCCGATTTCGGTATTGCCAGAGCTGTAACTGATGCAACGGTAGTAAATGCATCCAATTTAATGGGCACTGTCCACTATGCTTCACCCGAACAACTTAAGGGAAGTCTTGTCGATGAACGAACTGACATCTATTCTTTGGGAGTAATAATGTATGAAATGTCAACAGGCCAATTGCCTTATGACGGTGAAGCGCCAATAACAGTTGCACTAAAACACATGAACGAGGTATTAATTCCTCCAAATCTGGTAAACAAAAAAATATTGGGCAGTTTAAATAGTATAATATTGAAAACAATGAATAAAACAGCAGCATACCGTTACGACTCAGCACAATCTTTAATTAAAGACCTTAGCATATCCGGATCCGGTAAAATTGATATTTACAACTCGGATTTTGATTCAGGCAAAACAACAGTTCTACCTTTAGTCAAAGAAAGGAAAAAACCTGGGAAACAATCTGGAAATACTAATAAAAAGAATAAGAAAAGCCAAAAGCATATTTATTCTTTAGCTATACTTTCAGGATTGATACTTTCAATCCTTTTTACCATATTTTCGTCCTATGCATTCTTTAAAGGCGACTTGTTCAAAAGCGAGGTTACAATACCAACTTTGATAAACATGCCTTTTAGTGAGGCCAAGAGTATATTGTTGGAAAATGGTCTTGATTATGTAGTCTTCGAAGAAAAATACGACCATTCAATTGCAAGCGGAAACATAATAATTCAAGAACCCGCCGCGGATGAAATTGTTAAAGAGGGATATACCGTCAAATTGACCGTAAGCCTTGGCAAGGTAAAAACAATGGTTCCGAATCTGTTGAATCTGACAAACACAGAAGCCATAATTGCAATTGAAAATAATAATCTTGCAGTCGGTGATGTTGAATATGTATACGACGATTTGCCTATTGATACCGTAATAAAACAACTTCCTGAAGCTGGAGAACTTGTAGATGAAACTACTCCAATTAATCTTATTTTAAGCCAAGGCCTTGATGTTAAAACATTCATGATGCCTAATCTTATAGGAAAAACGGTGGAATCCGCAAAAAACAATTTGGCTGAGTTGGGAATATCTTTAGCTAATGTAAAGTATGAAACCAATAAAGAAATTGAAAAGGATCGTATAATCAGTCAAAGTGTATCTTCCGGATCTGAAATTTCTCAAAATACTTCAATCAGTCTGGTGGTAAGCGATGGATCTGAACTCATCGATGACAAAATCACCAAGACTATGATGATTCCATTGAGTTTCAGCTCAAAAGAGGCTCAGGTAAAAGTAGTAATGACTCATGATGGCACGCAAACAATTGTTTTTGAAAATCCAGTAAAAAAATCCGAAAAAATTTTAAGTCTTGAAATTGAGGGAAACGGGAAAGCGCTTGTCGAAGTATTTTTCGATGGGATTTTGGCTTTTTCACAAGAAGAGAATTTTGAATAG
- the rsmB gene encoding 16S rRNA (cytosine(967)-C(5))-methyltransferase RsmB — translation MKTVRHMAVDLLVRIDSSNAYSNEILDSAIKKNSLSESDQRLLTRIFYGVLENKILIDYYISILSKIKITKLHEKILNTIRIAIYQIVFLDNIPFSAAVNESVKIANVTNKHSSGFVNGVLRNFIRKYEKGLLALPGEEDSTRNISVKYSLPEWLVKRLLEQFDYDSVISMADSNNQAPPVSLRVNTLKTERNELKRNLSSIGIETTESIHADDGLVVKKIENASITDNLYFKEGYYYIQDEASMMVSEYFSPKPGTIVYDLCAAPGGKTTHIAQIMAQSGRIRAFDLYEHRVISIRENAKRLGIEIIDAQRKDSAIKDAELTGSADRVLIDVPCSGIGILRRKPELRYRLKNNDLDDIVSIQSRLLDNAALYVKNHGFIVYSTCTVNYNENDKIIIDFLDKNKGFKLVDINKGKYPSIYKSFIPALDESIHTYPHRDNTDGFFICMIQKNIYKVDI, via the coding sequence ATGAAAACTGTCCGACACATGGCCGTAGATTTGCTTGTGCGAATTGATTCAAGCAATGCATATTCTAATGAAATTCTCGACTCTGCCATAAAAAAAAATTCTTTGAGCGAAAGCGATCAGCGCCTGCTTACGCGTATTTTTTATGGCGTTTTAGAAAACAAGATCTTAATTGATTACTATATAAGCATTTTATCCAAAATCAAAATAACCAAATTGCATGAAAAGATACTAAACACAATTAGGATAGCAATCTATCAAATTGTGTTTCTTGACAACATTCCATTTTCTGCCGCAGTAAACGAATCGGTAAAAATTGCAAATGTAACAAACAAACATTCATCAGGATTCGTAAACGGAGTTTTAAGGAATTTCATACGCAAGTACGAAAAAGGATTATTGGCGCTACCCGGAGAAGAAGATAGCACAAGGAATATTTCAGTGAAATATTCCTTGCCTGAATGGCTAGTTAAAAGACTTCTCGAACAATTCGATTACGATTCAGTTATTAGTATGGCTGACTCAAACAATCAGGCTCCGCCTGTATCGCTACGCGTAAACACTTTGAAAACTGAAAGAAACGAACTAAAACGGAATCTTTCATCTATTGGAATTGAAACAACTGAAAGCATTCATGCAGATGATGGTCTTGTTGTTAAAAAAATAGAGAATGCCAGCATAACCGACAACCTCTATTTCAAAGAAGGGTACTATTATATACAGGATGAAGCATCAATGATGGTATCAGAATATTTCTCTCCAAAACCGGGGACTATTGTATATGATTTATGTGCGGCTCCAGGCGGTAAAACAACTCACATTGCCCAAATAATGGCGCAATCCGGCAGGATTCGCGCTTTCGACTTGTATGAACATAGAGTCATAAGCATAAGGGAAAATGCAAAAAGACTTGGCATTGAAATAATTGATGCGCAAAGGAAAGATTCAGCTATTAAAGATGCCGAACTAACCGGCAGTGCCGACCGTGTTTTGATAGATGTACCCTGTAGCGGAATCGGAATTTTAAGAAGAAAGCCTGAGCTTAGATATAGACTCAAAAATAATGATCTTGACGATATTGTATCAATTCAAAGCAGGTTGCTTGATAATGCAGCTTTATATGTTAAGAATCATGGATTTATTGTCTATAGCACATGCACAGTCAATTACAATGAAAATGATAAAATCATTATTGATTTTTTAGATAAAAACAAAGGGTTTAAACTTGTAGATATAAATAAAGGCAAGTATCCTTCAATATACAAGTCGTTTATTCCGGCTTTAGATGAATCAATCCATACTTATCCTCATAGAGACAATACCGATGGGTTCTTCATCTGCATGATACAAAAAAATATTTATAAGGTGGACATATGA
- a CDS encoding Stp1/IreP family PP2C-type Ser/Thr phosphatase has protein sequence MKKIAISNKGYKRENNQDYQLMDSHNRYFIIADGMGGHKGGEVASYTAVTTAHRLLKNYNAKSLPQIEAKLIEVFNAANEAVYNMSFSKESLVGMGTTMIVSYLFEKNIVIAHVGDSRAYLFSGEDFIRLTKDQSLVQEMIDRGELNQIQAAVHPKRHMITKAIGTQSSIKPDVLTRELLPKAVSELFMCTDGLTDYVSDDEMKNICNHSDILEDSVNDMLELALKRGGYDNISISAIRLSESWGVVSV, from the coding sequence ATGAAAAAAATAGCTATCAGTAATAAAGGCTATAAAAGAGAGAATAATCAAGATTATCAGCTAATGGATTCTCATAATCGTTATTTTATCATTGCCGACGGTATGGGTGGACATAAGGGCGGAGAAGTGGCCAGTTATACAGCTGTAACTACTGCTCACCGATTATTGAAGAATTATAATGCCAAGAGCTTGCCTCAAATTGAGGCAAAACTTATTGAAGTTTTTAATGCAGCAAACGAAGCAGTGTATAATATGTCTTTTTCAAAGGAATCATTAGTTGGAATGGGTACCACCATGATAGTAAGTTATTTATTTGAAAAGAATATTGTTATTGCCCATGTCGGTGATAGCCGTGCATATCTATTCAGCGGCGAAGACTTTATTCGCCTTACAAAGGATCAGTCTCTCGTACAGGAAATGATTGATAGAGGCGAATTGAACCAAATTCAAGCCGCTGTGCATCCCAAAAGACACATGATAACAAAAGCTATCGGCACACAATCTTCAATAAAACCAGATGTTTTAACAAGAGAATTATTGCCTAAAGCTGTTTCGGAATTGTTCATGTGTACTGACGGCTTAACCGATTATGTTAGTGATGATGAAATGAAAAATATTTGCAATCATTCAGATATATTGGAAGACAGCGTGAACGATATGTTGGAATTGGCTTTAAAACGCGGCGGTTACGATAATATAAGCATCTCAGCGATACGATTAAGTGAATCATGGGGAGTTGTTAGTGTATGA
- the def gene encoding peptide deformylase: protein MAIRTIRKEGDPILRKRSREVSKIDERIHQLFDDMIETMDVEDGVGLAAPQVGVLKRAIVIKIGENLIQLINPEITYENGQQTDIEGCLSVPGVSRNVKRPLNVKVEGINREGKMVEYEGSDLLARAFCHEVDHLNGILFIDKGTPESE from the coding sequence ATGGCTATAAGAACCATTAGAAAAGAAGGAGATCCAATTCTTCGCAAAAGATCAAGAGAAGTATCAAAAATCGATGAAAGAATTCATCAGCTGTTTGACGACATGATTGAAACCATGGACGTAGAAGACGGAGTAGGCCTTGCAGCCCCCCAAGTCGGTGTATTGAAGAGAGCTATTGTAATAAAAATTGGCGAAAATCTTATTCAATTAATAAATCCTGAAATCACATATGAAAATGGCCAACAGACCGATATTGAAGGTTGCCTCAGTGTTCCCGGTGTTTCTAGAAATGTGAAAAGGCCCCTGAATGTAAAAGTCGAAGGGATAAACAGAGAAGGAAAAATGGTTGAATATGAAGGTTCAGACTTATTGGCAAGAGCTTTTTGCCATGAGGTTGACCATCTAAACGGCATATTGTTTATAGACAAGGGAACGCCGGAAAGCGAGTAG